The Candidatus Beckwithbacteria bacterium genome has a window encoding:
- a CDS encoding PEGA domain-containing protein codes for MLKKSLLTTCLLLFIVFFSGCTFPGRKQAALSVSTTPQATVFLDGQHLGQTPYYNEKLKSGDYVLKIVPESSGQALNPWEGRVTLSPGILTVVDRELALTADLSSGEILSFEPIADKSSSSISVVTTPDGAVVNLDGEPRGFAPISLDKISEGDHVLLISSPGFKDKTIKAKTVKGNKLIASVQLARLAEIAPQEEIPEATPAASPKATPKPSPKTATGSAELARPYVQINAPDTGWVRVRSEPSTSGEELTKVDHGQKFPLVDSQSGWYKIEYATGKEGWISGKYAEKYE; via the coding sequence ATGCTGAAAAAATCACTACTTACTACTTGCTTATTGCTGTTTATAGTTTTTTTCTCCGGTTGTACTTTCCCCGGCCGGAAACAGGCTGCCCTTTCTGTTTCTACTACTCCCCAGGCGACTGTTTTTCTTGACGGCCAGCATTTAGGCCAAACGCCTTATTATAACGAAAAATTAAAATCCGGCGACTATGTTTTAAAAATTGTGCCTGAGTCTTCCGGACAAGCCCTGAATCCTTGGGAAGGACGGGTTACTTTAAGCCCGGGCATTCTCACTGTGGTTGATCGCGAATTAGCCTTAACTGCCGACTTGTCTTCCGGCGAAATTTTGTCTTTTGAACCAATTGCCGATAAAAGTTCTAGTTCCATCTCTGTCGTGACTACTCCCGACGGCGCCGTGGTTAATCTGGACGGCGAACCCCGTGGCTTTGCCCCGATTTCTTTAGATAAAATTTCCGAAGGTGACCACGTTTTATTAATTTCCTCACCTGGGTTTAAGGATAAAACTATTAAAGCCAAAACCGTTAAAGGGAATAAATTAATTGCTTCTGTTCAGTTAGCTCGTTTGGCGGAGATTGCTCCTCAGGAAGAAATACCTGAAGCCACCCCGGCGGCCTCGCCTAAAGCCACCCCCAAGCCCTCGCCCAAAACCGCCACCGGTTCAGCTGAACTGGCCCGGCCCTACGTTCAGATTAACGCTCCTGATACCGGTTGGGTAAGGGTCAGAAGCGAGCCGTCAACCAGCGGCGAAGAACTAACCAAAGTTGACCATGGCCAGAAATTTCCTTTAGTTGATAGCCAATCCGGTTGGTACAAAATCGAATATGCTACCGGTAAAGAAGGCTGGATTTCCGGCAAGTACGCCGAAAAATACGAGTAA